A single genomic interval of Candidatus Baltobacteraceae bacterium harbors:
- a CDS encoding 4-hydroxybenzoate octaprenyltransferase: MNAVKLFLKEIRIEHTFFALPFAYVGAVMAARGMPSWWALLWITLAVLGARTAAMAANRYFDADIDARNPRTARRALAAGTLPASVMIWAIAIGLVLLLVSAWELNPLCVKLLPLAALGVLAYPLCKRFTWLTHFVLGAVDALAPLGAYIGVSGTIKLPAVLLFVAVTLWVAGFDIIYALMDYAVDREQGINSLPARFGERSGRVLPIVLHVAMLVILTAAGLLLDASWPYYLGVVLAGVLILYEERLFGLAQNFFVLNEGIFISNMTFSVAFLVTTVAGFTLG; the protein is encoded by the coding sequence ATGAACGCCGTCAAACTCTTCCTCAAAGAGATTCGGATCGAGCACACGTTTTTCGCGCTGCCGTTTGCCTACGTCGGAGCGGTGATGGCCGCCCGGGGCATGCCGTCATGGTGGGCGCTGCTCTGGATCACGCTGGCCGTGCTCGGGGCGCGCACGGCGGCGATGGCGGCCAATCGATATTTCGACGCGGACATCGATGCGCGTAATCCGCGCACCGCCCGCCGCGCGCTCGCGGCCGGAACGTTGCCCGCAAGCGTGATGATCTGGGCGATCGCCATCGGCCTCGTTTTGCTGCTGGTCTCGGCGTGGGAACTCAACCCGCTGTGCGTGAAGCTGCTGCCGCTTGCGGCCCTCGGCGTACTCGCGTATCCGCTCTGCAAGCGCTTTACGTGGCTGACTCACTTCGTGCTCGGCGCCGTCGACGCGCTCGCGCCGCTGGGTGCGTATATCGGCGTGAGCGGCACCATAAAGCTGCCGGCCGTGTTGCTCTTCGTTGCCGTGACTCTCTGGGTCGCCGGTTTCGATATTATTTACGCGCTGATGGATTACGCCGTGGATCGCGAGCAAGGCATCAACTCGCTGCCCGCCCGATTCGGCGAGCGAAGCGGGCGCGTCTTGCCGATCGTGCTGCACGTCGCCATGCTCGTCATCTTGACGGCGGCTGGCCTGCTGCTCGACGCATCGTGGCCGTACTATCTCGGCGTCGTACTCGCGGGCGTCCTGATTCTTTATGAAGAACGCCTCTTCGGCCTCGCGCAAAACTTCTTCGTTCTCAACGAAGGTATTTTCATCAGCAACATGACTTTCTCGGTGGCCTTCTTGGTGACGACCGTCGCCGGATTCACGTTAGGATAA
- a CDS encoding menaquinone biosynthesis decarboxylase yields the protein MAYDSLSAYVDALRRCGELHTISAAVDPHLEIAEITDRVVKAGGPALLFTNVRGSRFPVLTNQFGSQRRMAMAFDASSLDEVAARVRGLLDLSLPVSFAERIGKLLSLAPLASAIPKTVKSGSCQDVVIDDPDLTQLPVLTTWPLDGGPFVTLPLVITKDPRSGQPNVGMYRMQVYNARETGMHWQRHKQGRAHAAAWGEKIPVAVAIGADPAITYAATAPLPPAIDEFMFAGLLRGKPVKLVPCKTVDLKVPADAEFVLEGFVDNTDLRTEGPFGDHTGVYSLADRYPTFHVRCITHRKHPIYAATVVGKPPMEDAWLGKATERIFLPLLQMVVPEIVDMNLPVEGGFHNLAIVSIKKTYPGQAKKVMNALWGLGHMMMLTRVLTIVDADVDVQDPRSVAWFVLNNLAADRDVVMMPGPVDDLDHGSYNVAYGTKIGIDATRKGADEGYTREWPPDMVSTAATRELVSARWNEYGLDRIERALSPDAWSGQGPAAVERLRKTPPLQ from the coding sequence ATGGCGTACGATTCCTTGAGCGCATACGTGGACGCGCTGCGTCGCTGCGGCGAGCTTCACACGATCTCGGCGGCGGTCGATCCGCACCTCGAGATTGCCGAGATCACCGATCGCGTCGTGAAGGCGGGCGGTCCGGCCCTCCTCTTTACGAACGTTCGGGGATCGCGCTTTCCGGTTTTGACCAATCAGTTTGGCTCGCAGCGCCGCATGGCGATGGCTTTCGACGCGTCCTCGCTCGACGAAGTCGCCGCCCGCGTACGGGGCTTGCTCGACTTGTCGCTGCCCGTATCGTTTGCCGAGCGCATCGGCAAGCTGCTCTCGCTCGCGCCGCTCGCGAGCGCGATTCCCAAGACGGTCAAGAGCGGCAGTTGCCAAGACGTCGTCATCGACGATCCCGATCTGACGCAGCTGCCGGTACTCACGACGTGGCCGCTCGACGGCGGCCCGTTCGTCACCCTGCCGCTGGTTATCACGAAAGATCCCCGCAGCGGCCAGCCCAACGTCGGCATGTATCGCATGCAGGTCTATAACGCGCGCGAAACGGGCATGCATTGGCAGCGCCACAAACAAGGTCGCGCGCACGCGGCCGCGTGGGGCGAAAAGATTCCAGTCGCCGTTGCGATCGGTGCGGACCCGGCGATCACGTACGCCGCGACCGCTCCGCTGCCGCCCGCGATCGACGAATTCATGTTTGCCGGTTTGCTGCGCGGTAAGCCCGTGAAGCTGGTGCCCTGCAAAACCGTCGATCTCAAGGTGCCCGCCGACGCCGAATTCGTGCTCGAAGGATTCGTCGACAACACGGACCTGCGCACCGAAGGACCCTTCGGCGATCACACCGGCGTCTACAGTCTGGCCGATCGCTATCCCACGTTTCACGTGCGGTGTATCACGCATCGCAAACATCCCATCTACGCCGCGACCGTCGTGGGCAAGCCGCCGATGGAGGATGCTTGGCTTGGGAAAGCCACCGAGCGCATCTTCTTGCCGCTGCTGCAGATGGTCGTTCCGGAAATCGTCGATATGAATCTCCCGGTGGAGGGCGGATTTCACAATCTCGCGATCGTTTCGATCAAGAAGACGTATCCCGGCCAGGCGAAAAAAGTAATGAACGCTCTGTGGGGACTCGGGCACATGATGATGCTCACGCGCGTGCTCACGATCGTCGACGCGGACGTCGACGTGCAGGATCCGCGCAGCGTTGCCTGGTTCGTGCTCAACAACCTCGCCGCCGATCGCGACGTCGTCATGATGCCCGGGCCGGTCGACGATCTCGATCACGGGTCGTATAACGTTGCGTACGGAACGAAGATTGGAATCGATGCAACGCGCAAGGGCGCCGACGAAGGGTACACTCGCGAGTGGCCGCCCGATATGGTGAGTACGGCTGCAACGCGCGAGCTGGTGAGCGCGCGCTGGAACGAGTACGGACTCGATCGCATCGAGCGAGCTCTGAGCCCCGACGCGTGGTCGGGCCAAGGCCCCGCAGCCGTCGAGCGTTTGCGCAAGACGCCCCCGCTGCAATGA
- a CDS encoding OsmC family protein: MKHTYEATIVWNGAGTSTAAYASYSREYGARMNGKPDLTGSADPSFRGDARLYNPEDLLLISLSACHMLSYLAICARKGIEIVSYEDRASGTMAVREGAMRFVEVVLRPHVVVPGGATIEHETYHEQAHRECFIANSVNFTVRHEARTVAG, from the coding sequence GTGAAACATACGTACGAAGCAACGATCGTCTGGAACGGCGCCGGTACGAGTACCGCCGCGTATGCGTCCTATTCGCGCGAATACGGCGCGCGAATGAACGGTAAGCCGGATCTCACCGGATCGGCCGATCCGTCGTTTCGCGGCGACGCGCGCCTCTACAACCCGGAGGATCTGCTGCTGATCTCGCTCTCGGCTTGTCACATGTTAAGCTATCTGGCCATTTGCGCGCGCAAAGGTATCGAGATCGTCTCCTATGAGGACCGCGCGAGCGGTACGATGGCCGTTCGCGAAGGCGCCATGCGTTTCGTCGAGGTCGTCCTACGGCCGCACGTCGTCGTGCCTGGGGGTGCGACGATCGAGCATGAAACGTATCACGAGCAAGCGCATCGCGAATGCTTTATCGCAAATTCCGTGAATTTCACGGTGCGCCACGAGGCTCGGACGGTCGCCGGCTAA
- a CDS encoding HAMP domain-containing sensor histidine kinase: MIERLTVRFILLFVAVLAALDAVAYWLYARMYAALLGPALTTPEGAGGLHRALVIVTETIVAADIPLLILVGLVSYWLAKTAVAPLLEARARERRFAADAAHELRSPLATIATVAQAAREGAPPASSSAFETIARSALDASALVGDLLTLARDPRPSLLTREPVDLAAIAIECRDDLLEIARKRGIPLEIDARSAIVDGDARRLKELLRNLADNAVKHARTSVTIATRRLDGTSAQMIVRNDGDPIDPQLHERIFERFYRADTDGEGSGLGLAIVRWIAQAHDGKVTVRCDETGTTFALTLPTVR; the protein is encoded by the coding sequence GTGATCGAGCGCCTGACGGTACGTTTCATCCTGCTGTTCGTCGCCGTGCTCGCGGCGCTCGATGCGGTCGCGTATTGGCTCTACGCCCGGATGTACGCGGCGCTTCTCGGCCCGGCATTGACGACACCCGAGGGCGCCGGCGGCCTTCACCGGGCGCTCGTCATCGTAACCGAAACGATCGTGGCGGCCGATATCCCGCTGTTGATTCTCGTCGGGCTCGTCTCGTATTGGCTCGCGAAAACCGCCGTCGCGCCGCTTCTCGAAGCGCGCGCGCGTGAACGGCGCTTTGCAGCCGATGCGGCGCACGAACTGCGTTCGCCGCTCGCCACGATCGCAACGGTCGCTCAAGCCGCACGCGAGGGCGCGCCGCCGGCCAGCTCGTCGGCCTTCGAAACCATCGCGCGAAGCGCGCTCGACGCATCCGCGCTCGTCGGCGACCTGCTCACGCTCGCGCGCGATCCGCGGCCGTCGCTGTTGACGCGCGAACCGGTCGATCTCGCGGCCATCGCGATCGAATGTCGCGACGATCTGCTCGAAATCGCCCGCAAGCGCGGGATTCCGTTGGAAATCGACGCGCGCAGCGCGATCGTGGACGGGGACGCGCGCCGGCTCAAAGAATTGCTGCGCAACCTGGCCGATAATGCGGTCAAGCACGCGCGCACGTCAGTAACGATCGCCACGCGCCGTCTCGACGGCACGAGCGCGCAAATGATCGTGCGAAACGACGGCGACCCGATCGATCCGCAGCTTCACGAACGCATCTTCGAACGCTTCTATCGCGCCGATACCGACGGCGAAGGCAGCGGCTTGGGTCTGGCTATCGTGCGCTGGATCGCGCAGGCGCACGACGGCAAGGTTACGGTCCGGTGCGACGAAACCGGGACAACCTTCGCCCTCACCCTCCCAACGGTACGCTAA
- a CDS encoding response regulator transcription factor: protein MRILLIEDNVSIAGAVRTMLERRKFAVNVVGDGEAGLDHLLRMNYDAAVVDVVLPKRDGFSIARDARAEGVRTPILMLTARDAVEDRVFGLNCGADDYLVKPFAEGELVARINALLRRGDRPTQTVLRAGRLEIDESARRAAYGEVDLALGATEFRMLEFFARNAGIAFSRQQLLERIWDYDFDGSSNIVDVYVSALRRKLKGAGGNGVIETVWGVGYRMRA from the coding sequence ATGCGGATCCTGCTGATCGAGGATAACGTCTCGATCGCCGGCGCCGTCCGCACGATGCTCGAACGCCGTAAGTTTGCGGTGAACGTGGTCGGCGACGGCGAGGCGGGGCTCGACCACCTCCTGCGCATGAATTATGACGCGGCGGTCGTTGACGTCGTTCTCCCCAAGCGCGACGGCTTTTCGATCGCCCGCGACGCGCGCGCCGAAGGGGTGCGTACGCCGATCCTGATGTTGACCGCGCGCGATGCCGTCGAAGACCGCGTCTTTGGATTGAATTGCGGAGCCGACGACTATTTGGTCAAGCCGTTCGCCGAAGGCGAACTGGTGGCGCGAATCAACGCGTTGCTGCGGCGCGGCGATCGGCCTACGCAAACGGTCCTGCGCGCGGGCCGGCTCGAGATCGATGAGAGCGCGCGCCGCGCCGCCTATGGCGAGGTCGATCTCGCACTAGGCGCGACCGAGTTTCGAATGCTCGAATTTTTTGCGCGCAACGCCGGCATCGCGTTCTCGCGTCAGCAACTGCTCGAACGGATCTGGGATTACGATTTTGACGGATCGAGCAACATCGTCGACGTCTACGTGAGCGCGCTGCGCCGCAAACTCAAGGGCGCCGGCGGCAACGGCGTTATCGAGACGGTGTGGGGCGTTGGGTACCGCATGCGCGCGTGA